ACCTGACCATCGGTGATCGAGATCACGTTGGTGGGGATGTAGGCCGAGATATCACCAGCCTTGGTCTCGATGATTGGAAGCGCAGTTAGCGACCCTCCACCCAAGGCATCACCCAACTTCGCAGCACGCTCTAGAAGGCGAGAGTGGAGATAGAAGATGTCGCCCGGGTAGGCTTCGCGTCCCGGCGGACGGCGAAGAAGGAGTGAGAGCTGTCGGTAGGCATCGGCTTGCTTTGAGAGGTCATCGTAGACAATCAGAGCATGCTCGCCGTTCTCCATCCAGTGCTGACCCATCGCACACCCCGCGTACGGGGCAAGATACTTGAACGGTGCAGCCTCTGACGCCGCTGCTGCGACGATCACCGTGTACTCAAGCGCACCATGATCGCGCAAGGTGTCGACCACAGCAGCGATGGAGGTACCCTTCTGCCCAATAGCTACATAGATACACTTGACCCCTTGGCCGCGCTGATTTATGATGGTGTCTAGCGCTACCGTAGTCTTGCCAGTCTTGCGGTCACCGATGATAAGTTCACGCTGTCCTCGCCCGATAGGGGTCATGGCGTCAATCGCCTTGATGCCCGTTTGCAGCGGTTCGCCTACCGGCTTGCGCTGGACGATACCTGGTGCTTGAACCTCAAGCCGACGTTGGATATCGGATTCAATTGGTCCAAGACCATCAATTGGGCGACCGAGTGGGTCAACCACCCGTCCGAGAAGACCGTCACCAACTGGAACAGAGAGAATTTCGCCAGTCGACTTCACCAACTGTCCCTCAGAGATGCCCGATTCATCTCCTAGGACAACGACACCAATGGTGTCCTCCTCCAGGTTGAGGGCCAAGCCAACCGTGCCGTTCGCAAAGCGCAACACCTCGTTAACCGCCACGGAAGGGAGTCCCGAGACTGAGGCGATACCATCACCAAACTCGAGCACACGACCCACCTCTTCACCAGAGGTCGTCGTTGCGTATTCATGCAGCCGCCGCTGAATTACGTCAGCGATCTCTGACTTGTCAATTTTTAGCTCTACCGCCATCGTCTCTCCTTGTTATCGCCCCGCAAGTAGCTGCTGGGCCCTCTGTAGTTCTCGGGCAACGCTCACGTCATACACGCGATCGCCAACCACCGCGACCATTCCGCCTATCAACGACGAGTCAACCCTCCACTCGACGATCAACTCCCTATGGGTTCGCCGTTCAAGCGTCGAAGCGATCCTGGAACGATAGACGTCACTCGTCTCCCGAGCCATCGTGACCCTGGCAACCTCGCTCTCGACGAGTACCGAGCAATCAGCCACAATCCGCTCCAGAGACTCCGCGAGCGATCGGGGATTCGTCGTCGCAACCACCGCCCGAATCACCAAGACCGCCGAACTCGAGAGTCGGCTGGAAAAGAGATCCTCAACGATCTTCACTCGTTGCACCTCGCTACCACCAAGCCCAGAAAGGGCTCGGCGCAATCCAACGTCATCTGCCAGTAGTTGCAGGACGCTCAACAACTCATCCATCAGCTGCAAACGAGCATCGCGATCGAGCTCGATCATTATCGCCTGTGCGTAACCTCGCGAACGTGCCCCAGTCGCCGTCTCTATCCCGTCACCCAACAGATAGGAACTCTGAAGAACCTGATCAAGCGCTGCCAAGACCTCTGGGATGTCACCTGCAAACTCAGTCTCGATCACATACCCCACCAAGGCGACGATACGCGCATCTACGCGCTCCACCAGGAGCTCGTCGAGCACTGAGCGTCGAACCTCGGGTCGCAACCCACGGTCGATGAGCAGATCAGTGAGTTCAACCGACTCCTCCACCAGCGATACTACTGACGCCAGTTCTTCTCTCGCGTGCGCCAAATCGCCATCTTTGGCCAGTAGGTCTCGAATGGCTATGGCGAATCCACGGGTTCGCTCTCTCATGTCTACTCCGAATCCGCCTCCGCGAGGAACGACTCCACGAGCGGGTCCACCTCACTCGATGCAAGTTCATGTGCGAGAATACGAGTCGATAGCTCGATTGCCATCCCTGCCAACTCACCCCGGAGTTCGAGGACGAGCCGCGAGCGCTCCGCCGCAATCTGCAGCTGAGCCTGTTCGCGAACCAGTTGCGCCTCTCGCTGGGCCTCTGCCACCGCCTCTTGTCGCAGGGCCTCACCGGTTGCTCGCGCATCCTCGATGATTCGCTGACCCTCTTCTCGAGCACGGCTCAACTCCGCCCGTCGCTCCTCCGCAATACGCTCTGCATCGCGGCGAGCTGCCTCAGCCGCCTCAAGGTCATCGCGGATCTTATCGCTACGTTTTGCCATCATGGAGGCAACTGGCGGGAAGGCAAACTTAACCAACACAGCCAACAGAATGACAAACGAGATTACTGACCAAATTACCTCACCCGTAGAGGGCAAAATAGGGTTCGGTGACTGCGTGACTACTCCGAAAAGCACGAGGCTATTCCTTAACCGGTGTACTTCAAGAGGACAAAGACCACGAAGCCGATCAA
This region of Ferrimicrobium acidiphilum DSM 19497 genomic DNA includes:
- a CDS encoding F0F1 ATP synthase subunit delta, with amino-acid sequence MRERTRGFAIAIRDLLAKDGDLAHAREELASVVSLVEESVELTDLLIDRGLRPEVRRSVLDELLVERVDARIVALVGYVIETEFAGDIPEVLAALDQVLQSSYLLGDGIETATGARSRGYAQAIMIELDRDARLQLMDELLSVLQLLADDVGLRRALSGLGGSEVQRVKIVEDLFSSRLSSSAVLVIRAVVATTNPRSLAESLERIVADCSVLVESEVARVTMARETSDVYRSRIASTLERRTHRELIVEWRVDSSLIGGMVAVVGDRVYDVSVARELQRAQQLLAGR
- the atpF gene encoding F0F1 ATP synthase subunit B, producing the protein MLFGVVTQSPNPILPSTGEVIWSVISFVILLAVLVKFAFPPVASMMAKRSDKIRDDLEAAEAARRDAERIAEERRAELSRAREEGQRIIEDARATGEALRQEAVAEAQREAQLVREQAQLQIAAERSRLVLELRGELAGMAIELSTRILAHELASSEVDPLVESFLAEADSE
- the atpA gene encoding F0F1 ATP synthase subunit alpha → MAVELKIDKSEIADVIQRRLHEYATTTSGEEVGRVLEFGDGIASVSGLPSVAVNEVLRFANGTVGLALNLEEDTIGVVVLGDESGISEGQLVKSTGEILSVPVGDGLLGRVVDPLGRPIDGLGPIESDIQRRLEVQAPGIVQRKPVGEPLQTGIKAIDAMTPIGRGQRELIIGDRKTGKTTVALDTIINQRGQGVKCIYVAIGQKGTSIAAVVDTLRDHGALEYTVIVAAAASEAAPFKYLAPYAGCAMGQHWMENGEHALIVYDDLSKQADAYRQLSLLLRRPPGREAYPGDIFYLHSRLLERAAKLGDALGGGSLTALPIIETKAGDISAYIPTNVISITDGQVFLDSDLFNSGIRPAINVGTSVSRVGGAAQVKAMKEVSGSLRLDLAQFRELEAFATFGSELDKYAQAQLDRGYRLTELLKQDQGAPLSVAEQVVSIFAGTNGLLDELPVADVTKFLVEMIGFLKARHPELMDEITTNGKMPDKQALKDAIDTFAGGFATSGQG